The following proteins come from a genomic window of Crassostrea angulata isolate pt1a10 chromosome 1, ASM2561291v2, whole genome shotgun sequence:
- the LOC128171178 gene encoding double-strand-break repair protein rad21 homolog has protein sequence MFYAHFVLSKKGPLARIWLAAHWDKKLTKAHVFETNIDSSVEAIMQPKVKLALRTSGHLLLGVVRIYSRKAKYLLADCNEAFVKIKMAFRPGVVDLPEENREAAVAAITLQENFHDFDTTLADLNDLDMHAQFSVNQSRPEDITMREDLSSIAFVGDDGFGDVGFDDREILRDASGIDDSLYTNRSSIRPVEPDEKTLNEHTSEKPMDVDLHPAVDADDFGGAVDGGFMDDDHEHDDDDDDDGGFGGGVDQEFFGNDFMNGGGLFEDAPLPVGEVSMPAPVEEQKPEEPKDASSNVTTNTTSATEPTMIHHAPGTSGEQTTLINNEEEAFALPPLDATVFPGAEKKKRKRKLIVDEQKGFPSETMKLQLSDTSDIITTLDLAPPTKKLMHWKETGGVEKLFALPGRPIISKTASKLFSRNLITRQVKEEEESDQDKLDLEATEILREEQERSAAPIQEVSTIIEEPSVLDESATTTRTKRRERQSLKSPKPVPTPSREPDLSLNNTTNPFSNTFTEAPIDLPGGPPSLLNPHLDPYETEPPSIAPFSVPPPSVPPQSVAPPSVLPHDAPSFNAEAEIDTEAMPENEEQEEKRWTKRTQLMQHSLDVAFRYKNTLSFKEMSRNLNRKQACSKFYTLLVLKKFQAIQVQQPEEFGDIYIDKGPRFGMIC, from the exons AGCAGTGTGGAAGCAATTATGCAACCAAAg GTCAAGCTTGCATTGCGTACATCTGGTCATTTGTTACTGGGAGTTGTCAGAATTTATTCTCGGAAGGCCAAGTACTTGTTAGCAGACTGTAATGAAGCTTTTGTCAAGATCAAGATGGCCTTCCGTCCGGGTGTGGTGGACCTGCCGGAGGAGAACCGCGAGGCTGCCGTGGCCGCCATCACCCTGCAGGAGAACTTCCACGACTTTGACACCACCTTAGCTGATCTCAA TGACCTTGACATGCACGCCCAGTTTTCTGTCAACCAGAGTCGTCCCGAGGACATCACGATGAGGGAGGATTTGTCCAGTATAGCCTTTGTTGGCGACGATGGGTTTG GTGATGTAGGGTTTGATGACAGAGAAATCCTGCGAGATGCGTCAGGCATTGATGACTCCCTGTACACCAATCGCAGCAGTATTCGACCAGTGGAGCCTGATGAAAAGACACTGAACGAGCACACGTCAGAGAAACCGATGGACGTGGACTTACATCCAGCCGTGGATGCTGATGATTTTGGCGGGGCCGTGGATGGGGGATTTATGG ATGATGACCATGaacatgatgatgatgacgatgatgacGGTGGGTTTGGAGGAGGGGTGGATCAAGAATTTTTTG GGAATGACTTTATGAATGGAGGTGGCTTGTTTGAGGATGCTCCTTTACCAGTCGGGGAAGTCTCCATGCCAGCACCCGTGGAAGAACAAAAGCCAGAAG AACCAAAAGATGCTTCAAGCAACGTAACAACAAACACCACATCAGCCACAGAGCCCACCATGATTCACCATGCACCGGGAACATCAGGGGAACAAACCACCCTCATCAATAACGAAGAAGAGGCCTTTGCCTTACCTCCCTTAGATGCCACAGTCTTCCCAGGAGCAGAGAAAAAGAAGAGGAAGCGAAAGTTGATTGTAGATGAACAGAAAGGATTCCCTAGTGAGACCATGAAGCTTCAGCTGTCGGATACCTCAGACATCATTACCACACTAGATCTAGCGCCTCCCACTAAGAAACTGATGCACTGGAAGGAAACTGGTGGCGTGGAAAAATTGTTTGCTCTTCCTGGCAGACCAATTATTTCCAAAACTGCTTCTAAG CTTTTCTCCCGGAATCTGATCACGCGACAAGTGAAGGAGGAGGAGGAGTCCGACCAGGACAAGCTGGATCTGGAGGCCACGGAGATTCTCCGTGAGGAACAAG AGAGATCTGCAGCACCGATTCAGGAAGTTAGCACTATCATAGAAGAACCATCGGTCCTAGATGAATCTGCCACAACCACACGAACAAAACGAAGGGAGCGACAGTCCCTGAAGTCCCCCAAACCAGTTCCTACCCCATCCCGAGAACCCGACCTCTCTCTGAACAACACCACGAACCCCTTCTCAAACACATTTACAGAGGCTCCCATAGACCTACCAGGGGGGCCGCCGTCCCTGCTGAACCCACATCTAGATCCCTATGAGACGGAGCCACCCTCAATAGCCCCATTCTCTGTGCCCCCTCCCAGTGTCCCCCCACAGTCAGTGGCCCCGCCATCAGTACTTCCACACGATGCACCG TCATTCAATGCGGAGGCTGAGATAGATACAGAGGCGATGCCGGAGAATGAGGAACAGGAGGAGAAGCGATGGACGAAGCGGACCCAGCTGATGCAGCACTCACTGGACGTGGCCTTCAGATACAAGAACACTCTCAGCTTCAAGGAAATGTCTAGAAACTTGAACCGAAAACAAGCGTGCTCAAAATTCTATACACTCTTAGTTCTTAAAAAGTTCCAGGCTATCCAAGTGCAACAGCCGGAGGAGTTTGGGGACATTTACATAGACAAAGGGCCCAGGTTTGGAATGATCTGCTGA